The following DNA comes from Rhinolophus sinicus isolate RSC01 linkage group LG06, ASM3656204v1, whole genome shotgun sequence.
cacattagagctgattttctggctaggtcttattttttggggaaacacggtattatggtctgaatatttgtgtccccccacTGCcccaaagttcatatgttgaaacttaaTGCccaggtgatggtattaggaggtagggtCTTTGGGAAGTGATTAATCTTGAGAAcagccctcaggaatgggattagtgtccttataaaagaggcttGAGAGCGCTGTCTCTCcccttccaccacgtgaggaTACAGCCAGAAgatggctgtctatgaaccaggaagtggccTCTCACCAGACACCACACCTGCTGGTGACTTCATCTCAGACTTTCAGCTTctaaaactatgagaaataaatttctgttgggtACAAGCCACCCAGTTTAGGGTATTTTGTTACAGCTGATTGAAGGGACTAAGACAACTGCTGTCTTAGCATAGGCCTTCTAGAAAGCAGACTCTGAAGGAAGAATTTATATCTTGACATTTTATTTGGAAGATAAAACCCCAGGGAGGTAAGGAGGACAATAGAGGGAACTAAAGCTAGACTAGATACAAATCGATGCAATGAAATGTATTACGGCAAGGATGGTTATTCACAATCATGGAAGAGCCAGAGATCACGTATCAGCTGTTTGCTCAGCATGTGGGACACCTCTGCAAGGAGAAATCATAGCTGGGAGCAGTTcagggtgtggagaaaagaagGGATACTTATATGCcctattctttctcatttcttgctTCCCATCAGCCAAGGTTCACCCCATGGGGATTTGACTCTTACGAACTTCCGGGTTGTATCTTCTGGCCCTGAGGTGGACACGGAAAGTCAGGAACCATGTTCCGCAATATGGCTGTTAACCTGAGTCTGGAAGAGAAGGGAAACTGTGTGGTCAGGTTTGGCATGTAGGTTCAATGTGAACGTGTGCTAGCTGAGAGACCTTAGAAAGAGGTAGCAGAGGTTGGGAGGTGAGTAGTGTCATTAGAAGGAAGGAGGTAATATAAGGTTTGTGTCCAGTGCAATCCCCCTCTTTTGATACATCTACTCATGCCCTCTCATTATCCCGATATTCTATAGTACAATCCAGTGCCTCCATTTccccaagagaatgaaaatactcTGAGAAGGGAAGCACATGCCCAGTCAGTCTAGAGCagtttttttcaaccttttatttGTCATTGACCAGAAAAGCCCTTAAGGAGCCTTTATAGATCTTTTATCCTCAGTCTTTTCCACCtgtcatgaaaataaatactatggAATAAGATTTTGTCACACAAGCTTGAGCTTTGGAGAGTCATAAGCCATTCAAATATCTAATTGTTTTTTATCCTCCAAGTACTAAATTTTGCCCACTTTGGGGAAATATCATCTATGTCGAGACCCCTTTAAGGGGGTGGTCAGTCTTGATCTCTTGAAAAACCACAGCAAAAGTATTAGCTAAACAAGTCGCAGTCCTCATGTCTGTAACTGGCACTGAGGCTCTGACTGATATTCTTTATCTCCCTCCTCTATCACTCACCAGATTCCTCCCTCTTAGCTCACACTTTGGCTGATCTGGTTGTTTAATGTAGGACACAGAACCTTTTCCCTGAGGGGTCCAAATTCTTAGTTGTCCTGACTGTTTGGGTTGTGGTTGTGTTCACTGCTCATTGCAATCTTTCCTCCAGAGTTCAGAATTACCCTGGTTCAAAGTTTCGGGAATAGGAAGCCCATTTTCCCTACCATGCTGTGAAATTCTGGAGATAGAATCTGAATGTTAGTCCTATCTAAAGAGGAAGACTTGGAAAAATCTCCTGAGCCTCTGACTGCATTTTATACGTTCaaagattttaataaaagatTACTTATGCTTTACTCAATATCCTGTTCTGGCCTAAATATTATGAAGAAGTCATGATGCCTAACACTCAGGTTCTATCCTCCAGATGTTCACAGTTGACCTGAAGATATAACATGTGAACAAGAAGCAAGAGCTTGTAGTTGCCAATGGCAGGTAAATTAAATGGTTGCCCTCAGATATCAAGCATGGAAAGGAAAATGCTGCAGGAATTTGCGGGGCAGAGAGCTGCCTGTGGACGGGGAtagtaagtaaatattttatggagGAAGTGAACTAGAGCCATTTAAAAAAGTGGGTGGGGTGTGTATAGGTGTGGAGACACGGAGAGGAATGTTGACGTAGGTGGACAGTATGAGCAAAGGCCAGATGGTGGGACCATGCCTGGTACATTCTGGTTCAGTAATGAGATTGTTGCTAAGACTGAGGTTTACACAAAGAAGTAAGACATAAAGTTGTGAAGTTGTAGCTTGAGGCCTGATCCTGGAAGGCTTTTAATGTCTTTGCTGGGATTCTGGAAGCAGAAGCTGGGAGACAGAGTGGAGCCAAGGATGCTCCTACGTATGATAAGCCCTGGAGTGAAGATTCATCCTCACGGACAGTATAATAGGAGGTTAATCCACAGTAGCCAAGACAGAAGAGACCAGATGTGACGATTTCTCCAAAATAGGACCCAGGATAGAATAGCCAGCAGGAGGCACTTAGGCAAAACCACAGGGACTTATTGGAGGCTTGTGACCTCATATGTGTGTATGGGAGGGAGTTGTCAGTTTAGACATTTTGGAACTAGGGCTCCTAAGAACTCCTCgatcataaaaaaaataaaaaataaataaacctttcttGGGGAACAACAGGAGAACTACCAAAACTTATATTGAGGAAGACTACCATGGTCTTGCATATATTATTGTCCTCTActctagaaaaataattgatttataaTTACGTGCTTATTTTCCCAGTAGTCTTTAAACTCCTTGACAGCAAGcatcttgtgtttttgttttcctatgaaTTCAAGCATATaacccagtgcctgacacataaaatGGTCTCTTCTTCATCCCCAAGTCACTCTGTCAGCTTTCTGCTTCTTATCCTAAACCCTGCTCcccaatttttctatttattgtctcttttctcctcttgaaCATTAGATCCATGGAGTCAGAGACTTTGGCAAATAGTAGATTCcgtttaaatatttgtttaaaaataagaaatgaatgtgtagcaaatatttattgaagcaaTTGTTGTATTATGGCATGAAGGGGTCTTTCTCAAATAGTTTCATGAAAATCACCCATTTGTGTGGTCTGTGGTCTCTGGGGATGGTGATACAACATTCTGCCCCATCTCTGTTGAGTAGCCTCTTTCTCAGTGCTGTGAACACCATAATTTTTCCTTCTCATGAGGGCTGGATTGAAACCAATAAGAAGCAACTAGGACAATTCTCAAATTGGAACTAGTGGGCAAATACAGGACCCAGCATAATCACCATATTTCCAGCTTCTGCCAATTTTCACTAGAATCTATAACTTTGCAATGTTTTTTAAAGTCACTactgaaggacagagagagagaaacagaaagagagagagagagagagagagagagagagagagagagagagagagagaggaatgtggttatcattatgaaaatacctactgagattttatttatttatttattattaaatttacagGGGTGATATTGATTAGttaaattatgtaggtttcaagtgtacaattctataatacatcatctgtatattgcattgtatgctcaccatccagagtcagttctcctatcaccatatatttgaccccctctcccttttccaccccccccccttaccctctggtaaccactaagctgttgtctgtctatgagtttttgtttctttgtcttgttcatttgttgctttcagttttatatgccacatgtgagtgaaatcatatggtttttgactttttctgtctgacttatgtgtATTTCACTTAGATTTTTGATAATGTGGTACTGCACATTATTTTGACCAATACAATATCCATACAACAAATTGTCTGCCCAGGATGTGTTGTTGTATAATCTCTCCCATTCAATCATTTCCTTATCTAGCATCTCTCCATCTATACTTCCTGGTTGTAATTAGACAACACAGACATGCACAAACATACATGGTCTTCAACATGTGAGAATGAGAAATTGGAATTCCTGGGAATTTTCAGGAATGCATAAAAGTGTAAgtcattcttaaaatattttcaacattcgTTATACTCTTTACTCATTATTATAGATATCTAAATTTGTTTAATAGCTATAATCCTAGGTGGATTAGTGTATACCAAGTACTATAGACTATATAGTGAATAACTAAACACTGGAAAAAGCCTGTAAATATCATTGGGTGGAATTTTAATAAGTAGGCATTCATATTTCCCAATAAGATTAATAGCCCTACACAGAATCACACGTCAAATTTACCAATTTGAGGACTTACTTGCTTCcaaaatttgttatttcttgGACCATCATTCCTAGGATTTGTATAAAGTATCCTAGGCATATAAAGTTAATGAATATTAACTTTGTTTGCAAGAATGACTCACTGTTGGCAGCAGACAGAATGATGAATACACACATGGAAAGATCTCCCAGCAAGACTGACTGATTAGATGGTGACTGCTTCTCTTCCAATGCTTCTTGTCCTGGTTCCAGAAAAGAAGATTTAATCTTTGACTCTGCCTGTCATGTTTTCTGCTCTTCCTTTCCCCTTGACATGATTCCTTGGAACCTGTCTCCTCTCTGCAATGATTATTATGATATAATTCTTGTAGGAGAATTATAATACTTTTCCCAACTTTCCTGATTTCTCAATTACTTTTCCTCAGaatttggatttaaaaatgaataaaattttttttgagaaatgctggCAAGGAATTCTCATGTAGAAACACTACTCCCGCCACTGCGACTGACCTTTTCTTTCATCCACAAGTTAAACCATAAGACAAGAGTTGGCCAAATCCACTGTGACAACATACCAGTGATATTTTTGCCATGTCGTTTGGACTCAAGGTGTTGATTGATTTGTAGTGGAGACATATACGCAATTAATGACACTACAtgataaaatgtattcataaaattCCAACAAGACAGGCATAGATAGAGAATGTCAATGGATGGAGAGGATACTTCCTGGGCAAGGACTTCTTTGTGAGTCAGTTGATACCAAGGACAGACTCATAAAACCAAAAGGCTGCATGAAGGgtataagcagtgttttgaaagaaggagtagaatttttaaagaaatggtgaAGATGCAAAAGAGGAAAAGTGGAGGAAACCTAAAATAGTTTTGTAAGTTCAGACTTTCACTAATCCTACCTGGAGGCTGCCTTGTTATGGGGGGCAGGGGTCATCATCCTCTCAAGAGAAAAATCATTGATTGACATTTCAGGCCCATCACTTGACCCATGCTTTACTCCACTCAATGTTTTAATCCCAGAATCTAATAATTTCATGGAAAGATTCttatattaaggaaataatttttttattaagaaggAGGAACTCATTCTATTCAGCTAAAATAGGTCCAGGAAGGTAACCAGGGGAGCCCAATAATTCAGTTGAAAGGATTTATCAACACTTCAGGGCCTTCTTCCCAACAGAGTaacatttcactttcttctttctgagtTCCAACTTAATCttctatataatttatgacatTAAACACAAATGAAAGGAGACATGGAAATGCAGTTGCAAACTTTCTTTTTGTTGGCATTCCAGACAATGCCTAGCgcaatgtttacatttaattGATTCGTTATGTTCGGATGTGATTTGGCTTGGATATGTTAATAAGCAAACTGCCAACCAGAGAGTGTTGTTCCTCTTTCCCAACATTTAGTTGGAAACAAAGACATTTCTAATATATTGTTAAATCCATGACTGTTCCCAGAATAAGTATCACTTTGTAGTTCATTCTCCTTATCTCCATGTGAAATcagcttcaaaaattaaaagcatcAAAAGTagttttgaagagaaaaagaaataactaaaacaaaaagtgCTAATCTAGGAAAAATATGACAAGTGGAGAAAGATCATGCGGTGCTGATGGGGGGGTTTATGTGCCAAATAAATCTATATAAGCTTCAGATTCTTTTTAGAAATGATCATTTTTCTGATTAGAAGAGGAACACAGTCTTCTTTATAAAAGCATGATTTAAAAATGCGtaaattaataataagaaaaatatccatAATTCTACAAATCACAGATAATAACTGTTaactttttggtgtttttctaTTCGTTATGCATGTCTATTTTTACAAAATTGGGCTCCCATTATAAATACAGGTTTGtaccttgtttttattatttacttataatgACAAACATTGCAccttattattaaatattaatttacatatgATTTTAAGTGTGCTGTGTTTAGATAACCAAAATTGGAAGTTAGATTTTAATAGcttctcattttataaacattaagaaacagccttatattttcagttttgtttgacttaattttttgaggttaTGATTTTAGAATAAGAATTACTGAATCAAGAATAGAAGTTTTCTAGGCTTTTGGTACACTTAGCGATAAGGCATTCAGAAGGATTACACTAATTTCTTAGATCAATTTTAATGTCTACTGGCAGACACTCTTACTCTCTTCCTGGAGTCGCTGCCAGGTCAGCTTTAGGGGCTGGATCCAGACCCTTGCCTGACTGTTCTGGGCGAGGTCATTCCTGTTAAAGACTGTCTCTGGAACCCTCTTCACCTCATTGTTCCTCAGGATGTAAATGGGAAGGTTGAGCAGCGTGGTGTCAGCCGTGAACACCAGAGACGGAAGTCGATTCTACTTGAGGGTTTGTCTGTGGTTGTGGCACAGGGACAGGAAGATGTAACAGCCATCCGGCAGCAGGACCTTGCTGCAGTAGGAGGAACCATGGCGCCACCTGCTGGTGGATCTCCGAGCAGCAGCCCCTATGAAGGCACCGGAAGActtgaaggaggaggaagagcaaagGCTGAGTGGGAGCCACCAGCAAAGCCAGCTTGCACAGGCCGTGCTGGCATCAACCAGATGCAGTTTTCCATATTCTAGCGTGGCTGGCACGCAGTGAGTGCTAATTCCTGACGGCTCCCTGGCATGgcagaatgaaagaaaaccaaGGCGATCAGTTGGGATGCATGGAATAAAGGAAATTGATGCATTAAATAAGCTATGGCTTGCCATGCATTCGTATCTAAAACAATAGTAGAATATACTTCTTTGAGAAAAACATATGTTTTAATGAATAGTCTTTTACTTGAGGCATTTTTCACAGGACAAATTAATATTATTGCCTCCCCAGAAGGCAGGGTGTCTAAATGAATCAATCTTTATTCACAGCATGTATGGGGTGGGGGTTCCCTGACAGAGCAATTGCCATGGGTGAGCTGTGACCCTTTAAATTAGAGCTACCAAATTAGAGCTCCTACATTGACAGTTTTGTCCAAATTTCCAAATCTTATTCAAAGCACTTCAGGAAAATGAATGTTGACTAGGGACATGGGGCAAATATGGCAGAAGAGAAATCTCAACTGCGAAGTTTGAGAAAGTCAGGATTGTAATTCTACACTTGTCGTTTAGAGTTTATTATTCATTATCATGGGAACCTACAGACACCCACCTCAGTCTAAGCCCTCAAATCGTGTCAGAGGCAGCTTTACCAATGAGGGCACTCCTCGGGCACCTTTGACTTCCTTAAGGGTGTAAATCAGGGGCTTGAGTAGGGGGTAACAAAAGTGTAAACGAGAGCAAACTGGCAGTCCTCATCTACCGAGGAGCTAGACTGGGGACGCAGGTAGACCAGGCACAGAAGCCATCCCGCAGCAAGACCACGGTGACGCAGAAGGAGCAGGTGGAGAAGGCTGGCGGCGGTCCCCTGCAGAACGGATGTGCAGGATGGCCGAGGTATGCACACCTTGGAGACAGAAATAAGGATGAAGGGGATGGGCAGCACGATGATGCTCACGACACAGAGGATGGCCTGCTGCACGCGGGTGTCCGCGCAGGCCAGCCACAGGACTGGAGGCACATCACAGTGGAAGTGGTTTGTTTCCCTGGAGGTGCCCGCAGAAGGGCAAGGTGACAATTAAGGATGTGAGCTGCAGGGACAGTCGGTAGAGGGCCAGACCCACGGCGCAGGCCACCATCTGGATGCACAGCTTCCGGGTCATGATGAGGTGTAGTGCAGTGGGTGGCCGATGGCTACATAGTGATCGGATGCCATGATTGCCAAGAGAAAACAGCACCACCAAGTGTGGGAAAAAAGAACATCTGGGTCCCACAGTCAGCCAGTGAAATGGGCTTCCTGGCTCCAAAAATGTTGGAAAGCATCAAGGGTACCAGGACAGTGGTTAGGTGATGTCTACGAAGGACAAGTTGGACAGGAAGAAATACATTGGGGTGCGGAGGGAGCTGTGGGTGCACACCACCCAGATGATCGCTGTGTTGCCACCAACTATTGCCAGGtattggaggaggaagaggagggagaggaaggccTGGAATTCAGGGACAGTGGTGGACACACAGAAGGCAAACTTAGTGGGTCTGGATTGGTTGAGGACAGGGCACCTAGCAAACACGTCTCCTGCAAAAGAACAGAAAGTACCGAATCTTCCTCTGCTGAGTTGCGTTATTGCCCAAAGTACAACAGTGACTATAACTGTGATTTTTGATTTAGAATGATCTATTAGTATCAACTTTCTAATCTCAGTGCTTGGAATGAGTGCATGATAGAAGGGATGGTGtatgtccatccatattgttgcaaatggcactatttcatcttttcttatggcagagtagtattccattgtgtatatataccacggcttctttatccaattatgtATGGTAGGACactttgagattattatgctaagcgaaattagccagacagagaaagtcgagaaccatgcgaattcactgatatgtgggatataaaactgaaagcaacaaaggaacaggacaaacaaataaagaaacaaaactcatagacacagacagtagtttagtggttaccagaggggaagtggggagaggggtggtagaagagggtaaatggggttaaatatatggtgaacacacaatgtgatgtatagatgatgatgtattacagatttgtacacttgaaacctgtgtaactttactaactattgtcaccccaataaattttaattaaaaaaaaagaagggatggTATATTTTTCCATGGAAATCTTTATAAGTGGGATAGATACTCATCTGTAGACATTTTTGGTGACAAAGAGGTAGATATTTCtggtgaaatgtctttttttaaaattctgggacACGTATTTTAAATCCAATTGACAAGGGctaattctttgctttttaattcaaCTAAAGAGTTGTATAATTGtagatattttcaaaattgataaatgaatgtgTTGTTCACTTTTTTGGTAAATtcttattgaaatataacatacATGGAGAGAATTTCACAGATCCTAAGTGTACAGCTTGATCTACTTTTTTACACAGTAAATATACTAGTATAACCActcccaaaattaaaaaatagaacaatttcaGTAACCTACAAGCATGTTTTGGGCCGCTTCTCAGTCTGTATAGCTCAGAAAGGTAAACTActcttttgacttttttcactAGAGATTAGTTTACATTTCAATTTATATGTGTGCTGCTAAAATCTGTCCTGTAATGctaaaatatgtactgtaatgCTTTAACATTACGTTTGCAAAGGTCATTCCTGCTGTTCCTTGTAATAAGACTTTGTTCTTTCCATCGTTTTTATTCTATCCCATTTTATGGCTCTCTGATAATTTATTCATGAGTGGTTCACTTTTCATCCAGTTGTTTTGACTCCATGTAAAACTAGGAAAATAGCCTTTATTCCAATCCTCTCTAATATATActctttatttcctcttatttaaatattttttccaatgaTGAACCTAAACTTCAGAACTCAGACAGGTTCAAATGAAAGGGAACTGTAAGGGAGTCAGGTAAAAATGAAAGTGGAGCTATATGACATAAAGAAAGACAATAAGGAAACTAAATATGCAACAGCAGAATTAAAACAGGCCTCAGAACAATCATGTGAATAAGAAAGTTTTATAAGCATCTGGGAAGGAAAAAATACCTATAACTTAGGCATTTTTGGTTTTGACCACAACTTTATTTTCAATACAAAAACTCAAGGAACAATAGAACTTTAAGAACAAATTCTTGTGAAAGAATTCTATACCCAGGCTTTAGTGATTAATGttcaaaagcaacagaaagaCTTTCTCAGATTTACAAATACTTAGGAAATATATCATTCTAAATACAATTAAAGCAATTTCTCAACAAAGACTCTGGATTGCTGGGTGATTAATCAGCATACATAATTTAAGATTGGGGAAGCTGTAGTGTAAAAACtggatttgaaaaatgaaatagtaaaatatgtatttaacacTTAATGGTTaatgcaaatattattaaaagcaaaaaataatttccaagaataattcttgaaaacatacataacaaaaaatgcaaaattcagTAAAATCAATGCAGTATAcaccaaaatttatttctaatggacttagacttaaatatttttaaaaagtggaggaAAACTAGAAGTTTTTTTTCAGATCTCGGAGTATAACCAAATGACTTAAAACCAAATGAGCATAGTCCATAAAACTATTGATATTTtgacagaataaaaattttaaagtccatGGATCAAAAATACAATACGCAAACTGAATAGAACATGAAATTTTAtaatccaggaaaaaaataaatccatcatTACAAAAATGAgcaattcaaaaaagaaatatgcaaaggcaacatatatataaaaattcaatttcattagtattcaaatagataaaaaattaaacaaaataggaTACTATTTTCTGTTTACAAACTACCAGTAATGGAAAAAAGAGACTACCTGGTGTTGTTAAAGTTGCAAGGAGAGATATGTTCCCAAATATTGCTACTGTAAATATAAAGTGCTATAAAAATGTGTGGAATACAATCTGGTAATATGCAATAAAAGACTTGAAGAAATGCATACACTTTCATTTGGCAatattgtttttagaaatttgttCTTATAAACTAACCATGACCATGTCCATAAAATTGTTTACAGGAATGTTCATCACAGTTTTCAATGTTATGGTGAAAATTGTATTAAcctaaatagaaataataagaaaatgcttAAATTAATTGTGGTCTATCCATGTGCTGGAACACTGCAATCACTTAAAAAtgatattatagaaaaatatttgataaaatccGGAAAACTCATGGAAAAAAGCAGATTATAAGAAAGCATTATatcatgatttcatttaaaaaataattatatctattcataaaaattaaaagaacatatCTCAAAATGTGAACAGTGGGTATTACCAAGTTAGCGGGATTgtagacctttttttttaaattaaaatttattggggtgacaatggttagtaaaattacataggtttcaagtgtacaattctgtaatacatcatttatatatcacattgtgtgttcaccacccagagtcacttctccttccatccccctATAAGACCTTTTTATTCATGGCTTATGTTTTACAAGTTTTACAATGAACATACACAATTTTACAATCATataccaaatttaaaattttcctttgtcCTTTGGTATTTCAACATAGTATTTAGAAGGAAGGATGGTAGAGTGTCAAtcacatggatttttttaaatcttaaataaaaattttattttaaaatgaaaataatttactttttcaatatctttctttgctttattgttttaaaattaaatttattggggtgacattggttaataaaattaataggtttcgagtgtacaattctataatatatcatcagtatattgcattgtgtatccACCACCCttaagtcaaatctccttccgttACCACGTATGtgattccctttacccttttctgcCTCAACAccacttccctttccctctggtaaccactaaactgttgtctgtgtctatgagtttttgtttgtttgtgtatcttgttactttgttgctttcagttttataacccacatctgagtgaaatcgtgtgacttattttgcttagcatgatatttttGCAGTCAATTAGATCTTGTTTTGAAACATAGTCaccttatatattaatttaatttttttcatgaattatGTTAATTGATGAGCTTTGGTTCCCTAATATGTGATTGGGAATGTGAATGTGGAGCTTTATAAAGAATTTATGAAGATTAAGTGTTTCAGCGTATGTGCCAGAGACATAACAGATATCCAGTGAATGTAACTCCCCTCTTTTTTCTCATGATGGTGAGTTTCCCTTGGATATTTACCTTTCAGTTTTTAACTTTTCCAGCCTCGATAGTGAGGCTCCTCTAGAGCTATATCTTTTCAGGCCTTGCAGATGCTCTGTTAAACCTTGAATAATAAgaagagtaaaagagaaaaggcagaagaaaaaaataaaatggaagagagatttcagtaaaataattgtaattacaTGTCATCAAAACCAAATAAGACAGACCTTGactcaggaaaacatttaaaaatgattctatCTTATTAAGACATGAACATCAAATGAGCAGCATTGTGCCTAAATGGAAACAGCCAGGATTTGGTGAAAAATATCCTTAATATAAAGCAAGACATGTGGTATTGAAGCCTGATATCTGCCAAGACAAGTCACGATAGGTGATTTCAAGGAAAAACTAGCTCATATATCCAAGGTGAGTTATAAcccacataaaaaaaatcaaacacatcaGAATTTGTACTTACAAACTAGTATTCTCCCTTCTAATGGTCACTTTCAAAGGTTTTTC
Coding sequences within:
- the OR10Q1 gene encoding LOW QUALITY PROTEIN: olfactory receptor 10Q1 (The sequence of the model RefSeq protein was modified relative to this genomic sequence to represent the inferred CDS: inserted 8 bases in 8 codons; deleted 1 base in 1 codon): MSIMNFLDVINFSPISQMKTLKWPAVPFVPVDRLLQGDVFARCPVLNQSRPTKFAFCVSTTVPEFQAFLSLLFLLQYLAIVGGNTAIIWVVCTHSSLRTPMYFFLSNLSFVDIXLTTVLVPLMLSNIFGARKPISLADCGTQMFFFPTLGGXCFLLAIMASDHYVAIGHPLHYTXIMTRKLCIQMVACAVGLALYRLSLQLTSLIVTLPFCGHLQETNHFHCDVPPVLWLACADTRVQQAILCVVSIIVLPIPFILISVSKVCXTSAILHIRSAGDRRXAFSTCSFCVTVVLLRDGFCXLVYLRPQSSSSVDEDCQFALVYTFVTPXLKPLIYTLKEVKGAXRSALIGKAASDTI